The genomic region TGCGGGGAGTGGTCACGCGCGATCCGCTTGCCCACCCGCGCGATCCGCTTGCTCGCCGGGGTGTAGTGCGTCGCGGTCAGTACCTCGTCGAACCGGTCGATCACCCGCTCGCTGGCCAACTCCTCCCAGTCGACCTCCTTGTCGGGTCGCTCACCGGAGTCGGTCTCCACCACCGACGATGACGTCACCTCCAGTTCGGTGTGCGGCGCGTGCAGGTCGAACGCCGTCACCGCGGTCCCCCAGTAGTCGATGTAGCGGTACGACCGGGTGGCCGGCACCGTCTCGACGCGGTTGAGGATGACGTTCTGGCGTGAGTCCGACCTCGGCGTCAGCCGCGCCTCGTTGAACGACGCGGTCACCGGCGACTTGTACGCATACCCGGTCGAGTGCACCACCCGCAGTCGCCACATGTCAGATCTCACCTTCCTCGATGACCAGCGACTCGCGCTTGCCCGCGTCGTGCCACGCCACCCAGGGCGCGGCGTGGAAGTACTGCACCGCCAACGCCTCTCCGACGTCGAAGCAGGTCTTCTGCAGGTGGGCCAGACGCTCCTCCAGCGACTCCAGCAGCACGCCGGGGCGCATGAACTCCAACTCGCTGCGGGCGCGCCCCAGCAGCCGCTGCGCCTCGGCGGTGGCGCCGAGCCGGTTGTGCGGGCGCTTCATCAGCTCGTCGAGGCTGTGCTCGGCCAGCCGCAGCGAGAAGAAGATCGACCGCGGGAACAGCCGGTCGAGCATCATGAACTCGACCACCCGCCCGGCGTCGAGCACACCACGGTAGGTGCGCAGGTAGGTGTCGTGGGCGCCGGCGGAACGCAGCAGCGTCACCCAGGTCGGCGACGACGCGCTGTCACCGACGCGGGACAGCAGCAGCCGCACCGTCATGTCGACGCGCTCGATCGCGCGACCCAGCACCATGAACCGGTAGCCGTCGTCGCGCGACAGCGTCGAATCGGCCAGCCCGGCGAACATCGCCGCCCGGCCCTCGATGTAGGACAGGAACTCGTGCGGGCCCAGGCGCTTGGCGGCGCGTTCCTTCTCGGCCAGCGCGTTGTAGGTGGTGTTGAGGCACTCCCAGATCTCGGTCGAGGTGACTTCCCGTGCGCCGCGGGCATTTTCCCGCGCCGCCGAGATGGCGTCGACGATCGAGCCCTGGGTGCCGCGGCTGAACGCGACGATGTCGGTCAGCGACCACACATCCAGCGGATGGTCGGGCGGGGTCATGCCCAGCACGCGCAGCAGGGTGCGCGACGTCTGGTCGGGGTCGACGCTGGAGTCCTCCAGCAGCTGGTGCACGGTGACGTCGAGGATGCGCGCGGTGTCATCGGCGCGTTCGACGTAGCGGCCGATCCAGTACAGCGATTCCGCGTTGCGGGCCAACATCAGATCTCACCGCCTCACTGCTGCTGTTGCTGCTGGTCCTGGTTCAGGTTCTCCATGGGAGAACCCTTGCCGCGCGGGGGTTTCGGCAGTGACCGCACCACCTCGGCGGCGGCCAGCTCCCGGTCGGCGCCCGACGTGCGCGACGCCAGCACCCAGGTGTCCTTGGAGCCGCCGCCCTGGCTGGAGTTGACCACCAGCGAGCCCTCCGGCAGCGCGACGCGGGTCAGCCCGCCCGGCAGCACCCACACCTCGTCGCCGTCGTTGACCGCGAACGGGCGCAGGTCGACGTGCCGGGGCACCAACTGGTCGCCGATCTTGGTGGGCACCGTCGACAGCTGCATCACCGGCTGGGCGATCCAGCCCCGCGGGTCGTTGCGGATCTTCTTGGCGACGGCGTTGAGTTCCTTCTCCGAGGCCTCCGGGCCGAACACGATGCCGTACCCGCCGGATCCCTCCACGGGTTTGAGGACGAGTTCGTCGATGCGGTCGAGCACCTCCTCGCGTTCGTCGTCGAGCCAGCAGCGGTAGGTGTCGACATTGGCCAGCAGTGGTTTCTCCCCCAGGTAGTACTCGA from Mycolicibacterium phlei harbors:
- a CDS encoding alpha-E domain-containing protein — encoded protein: MLARNAESLYWIGRYVERADDTARILDVTVHQLLEDSSVDPDQTSRTLLRVLGMTPPDHPLDVWSLTDIVAFSRGTQGSIVDAISAARENARGAREVTSTEIWECLNTTYNALAEKERAAKRLGPHEFLSYIEGRAAMFAGLADSTLSRDDGYRFMVLGRAIERVDMTVRLLLSRVGDSASSPTWVTLLRSAGAHDTYLRTYRGVLDAGRVVEFMMLDRLFPRSIFFSLRLAEHSLDELMKRPHNRLGATAEAQRLLGRARSELEFMRPGVLLESLEERLAHLQKTCFDVGEALAVQYFHAAPWVAWHDAGKRESLVIEEGEI